From Thermococcus barophilus MP:
GTATATTTACAAAGACAAAACTTCAAGGAGCAACCTACAGTTGCTGTTACATTTTTATTTTCACCTCAGTTCTCATCATGTTCCAATGTATGCATTCATTGAGGTGAATGTGCGCATTTTTGAGCAAACACATTTAGATGGTATCTCTTTGAAAATTGTCTGCTGTGATAAAACTCAAATGAGGAATAAAGTTTTATTTTCCTCTGCAGTTCTTCTCTTGGTGGTCTTATGAAAATCGTCCCCTTAGCCTCTGAGAGCTTGGGAGTGAGGAGTTTAGCAACTTATGTTAAAATTGATAAAACTGGAATTTTGATCGATCCGGGTGTAGCCTTGGGACCTAAGCGCTACTCTTTACCTCCAGCAAAAGCTGAGCTTGAAGCATTAATGAAAGCAAGAGAAAAAATCCAATCCTATGCCAAAAAAGCAGATATAGTTACAATTTCCCATTACCATTATGATCATCACACCCCTTTCTTTGAGGGGATTTATGAGAGCTCATCCCCAGAAAAAGCGAGAGAAATTTATGAGGGGAAGATTCTGCTCATTAAGCATCCAAAGGAAAACATAAACTTCAGCCAGCGAAAAAGGGCTTGGAATTTTCTTAAAGGGGTTGAAAAGATTGCTGAAAAGGTTGAATATGCAGATGGGAGGTTCTTTGACTTTGGAGATTTTATAATGGAGTTCTCTCCAGCGGTTCCCCATGGGAGTGAGGGAACTAAGCTCGGCTTTGTAATCATGGTCATGATTGATGATGGAACAAAAAGATTGGTTCACGCAAGCGATATTCAGCTTTTAAATAGGAAAGCCGTGGAGTGGATAATAAAGCAGATGCCGGATATTTTAATTACTGGAGGCCCTCCAACGTATTTGGAAGGTTATAGAGTCAAAGACGCTTGGAATACAGGCCTAAAGAACCTAAATGAAATTATAAAGGAAACCAACGCCCAGATAATCCTTGATCATCACTTGATCAGAGACAAACGCTACCCAGAGTTCTTCGCCCACCTTGAGAAAGAGCCTTTAACTTTTGCACGCTTCCTTAAAAGAGAGGATAAACCACTGGAAGCATACAGAAAAGAGCTTCACAAAATCAAGAAGGGAGAAGATGTAGATTTGCCCTTCAAGATTTGATTTCTAAATTTTTGAGAAGCTCCTTAATCCAATTTTGAACCACCACCTTTTGGGAGAAATTAGGCTTTCTAATCCATCCTTTGATAACAGCTGTCTCAATGACCTTTCCTGGAACCCTTTTAATCAAAGCCCCAACATAGCGCTTTTCGGCATAAGCCTTACCGGCATGTCCAAAAATCTCTGCTATGCAGACCACAAAAACAGCAACCTTCTTGTTCCTAAGTTCATCTTGATGCTGCTCCAAAAACTCAAGAACGCTCTTCAATGGACGTTCATAGTATATGGGGCTCCCAATTACAATTAAGTCACAGTCCTTTAACGTATTTACCTCACCAATGTGCATGACTCTAACGTCGCACACATCCTTTATCGCTTCCCCCATCCAGCTGGCTATAATCCCAGTTGAGCCCCTTTTTGTGTCGTAGACAATACAGACCTTCATTTCCTTCCTCCCAATAGAGAATGGGATCAAAAGTATAATATGTCTTATCATTTCCATAACCAAAAACCCTAAATTTGCCTAATGTAAAAGTTAAAGCATCGGAGGTGAGAAAATGAAGAGCTTTTACATCGCCCATGAAGATGACATAAAAGCTGGAAAAACTACCGATGTTTACTTCATTCGAACAAAGAAGATACTCGAGGCAAAGGGCATCCATAAGAAAGTTCTTGCAGATGTCTCAACAACTTCTCTTCCAAAGAGCTGGAAGTGGGGAGTTCTGGCTGGAGTTGAAGAGGTTGCCAAGCTCTTAGAAGGGTTGCCGGTGAACGTTTATTCCATGCCTGAGGGAACTATATTCCACCCATACGAACCTGTCATGCAAATTGAAGGTTACTATGAGGAATTTGGGATTTATGAAACCGCTTTGTTGGGGATGCTCAGTCAGGCAAGCGGAATAGCCACTGCAGCCTTAAGAGTAAAAATAGCCGCAAAATTCAAGCCAGTCTATTCCTTCGGAATAAGGCACATGCATCCTGCTATAGCTCCAATGATAGATCGCTCTGCATTCATAGGTGGCTGCGACGGTGTTTCCGGCGTTCTCGGTGCAGAGATGATGGGCGAAAAGCCCGTTGGGACAATGCCTCATGCCCTAATTCTGACAGTTGGGGATCAAGTAAAGGCATGGAAATATTTCGATGAAGTTGTTGAACCGGAAGTTCCAAGGACTGCATTGATTGACACCTTCTGCGACGAGAAGTTCGAGGCGCTGATGGCGGCTGAGACGCTGGGTGAGAAGCTATTTGCCGTCCGCTTAGATACTCCAAGCTCAAGAAGAGGAAACTTTAAGCGCATAATAGAGGAGGTTCGCTGGGAGCTTGACTTGAGGGGGTATACCCATGTCAAGATTTTCCTCAGCGGTGGGCTTGATGAAGAAAGCATAAAAGAGCTTGTTGATGTTGCTGATGCCTTTGGAGTAGGCGGTTCAATAGCTTCAGCAAAGCCCGTTGATTTCTCACTTGACATAGTGGAGATAGAAGGAAAGCCAATAACGAAGCGCGGAAAGCTCAGCGGAAGGAAGCAGGTTTACCGCTGCGAGAAAGGGCACTACCATAGAGTCCCAGTCGAAAAGAAGCTCGAACGCTGTCCAGTATGCGGAGCAAAAGTAGAACCGCTCTTAAAGCCTCTCATTGAAAACGGTGAAATTGTTGCTGAACTTCCAAAAGCCAGGGAGATAAGGGAATACGTGCTTGAACAGGCAAGAAAATTCAATCTCAGCTTAGAATAAAACCCCTTTCTTCTCTGTTTTTAAATATGAAGAAAATAAAAAGAAATCACTCCTCGATGGTAATTGATCCTGTTGGGCAGCTCTCAGCTGCTTCTTTTGCACACTCAAGGTCTGTCTCTTCCATAATGACCTTTGCCTTTCCATCGTCGTCCATTTCAAAAACGTCTGGACAGATGCTTGCACAAACTCCACACCCAATGCATGTGTCCTTATCGAGCTTAACCTTCATTTTTGGCACCTCCAAAGCAGTTTCCAAGAGAAAGAGGGAAATATGGGCTTAAAAGAGTTTTTCCAACCAAAGGTGTATAACTACTTATTAGCAGGTCTCTCTGGTAGTTAAGACTTTATTTGTAATACTAACATTGCCACGAAACAAACTGTCAAAGGATTTACTTAAATTTAGGAGAAGGAAAAAACACTTTATCCATGTTTAGTGATTTAGTGGCTTGAGAAAAGTTCCAAGGGACATGACATCGACATTGTGACTATAGAGAAAGTTCTCACATTTTTATGAAGGATCTTTATGAAGGATCCAAGATAGCATTGTATTAAAAACTTAAAAAAAGTATTGAATTAAAAACTTAAAATACAATCCAGAGTTCACTCAATTTGTTCAACATGGATACAGCTGACTGGACAGGCTTCAGCTGCCTCGTTGACGCAGTCTATGAGATCCTCCCCTACGATTTCAACCTTTGCAAAGCTCTTTCCTTCGTCATCCATTTCGAAGACATCTGGACAGAGGCTTGCACAGATGGCGTCCCC
This genomic window contains:
- a CDS encoding MBL fold metallo-hydrolase; translation: MKIVPLASESLGVRSLATYVKIDKTGILIDPGVALGPKRYSLPPAKAELEALMKAREKIQSYAKKADIVTISHYHYDHHTPFFEGIYESSSPEKAREIYEGKILLIKHPKENINFSQRKRAWNFLKGVEKIAEKVEYADGRFFDFGDFIMEFSPAVPHGSEGTKLGFVIMVMIDDGTKRLVHASDIQLLNRKAVEWIIKQMPDILITGGPPTYLEGYRVKDAWNTGLKNLNEIIKETNAQIILDHHLIRDKRYPEFFAHLEKEPLTFARFLKREDKPLEAYRKELHKIKKGEDVDLPFKI
- a CDS encoding nicotinate phosphoribosyltransferase, with amino-acid sequence MKSFYIAHEDDIKAGKTTDVYFIRTKKILEAKGIHKKVLADVSTTSLPKSWKWGVLAGVEEVAKLLEGLPVNVYSMPEGTIFHPYEPVMQIEGYYEEFGIYETALLGMLSQASGIATAALRVKIAAKFKPVYSFGIRHMHPAIAPMIDRSAFIGGCDGVSGVLGAEMMGEKPVGTMPHALILTVGDQVKAWKYFDEVVEPEVPRTALIDTFCDEKFEALMAAETLGEKLFAVRLDTPSSRRGNFKRIIEEVRWELDLRGYTHVKIFLSGGLDEESIKELVDVADAFGVGGSIASAKPVDFSLDIVEIEGKPITKRGKLSGRKQVYRCEKGHYHRVPVEKKLERCPVCGAKVEPLLKPLIENGEIVAELPKAREIREYVLEQARKFNLSLE
- a CDS encoding ferredoxin; translation: MAKWKVWVDRDVCIGDAICASLCPDVFEMDDEGKSFAKVEIVGEDLIDCVNEAAEACPVSCIHVEQIE
- a CDS encoding flavodoxin domain-containing protein, yielding MEMIRHIILLIPFSIGRKEMKVCIVYDTKRGSTGIIASWMGEAIKDVCDVRVMHIGEVNTLKDCDLIVIGSPIYYERPLKSVLEFLEQHQDELRNKKVAVFVVCIAEIFGHAGKAYAEKRYVGALIKRVPGKVIETAVIKGWIRKPNFSQKVVVQNWIKELLKNLEIKS
- a CDS encoding ferredoxin; this encodes MKVKLDKDTCIGCGVCASICPDVFEMDDDGKAKVIMEETDLECAKEAAESCPTGSITIEE